One genomic window of Luteitalea pratensis includes the following:
- a CDS encoding M28 family metallopeptidase, protein MCYSLPGSRATSTVALASLALLIAGLARPQTPAPSAAWSATSPAATRWFSHVEMLAKDEMRGRETGSPEHRQAADYIAAQFKAAGLAAGTRAGYLQPVSFTSRRLLEKESSLALVTKGAAVPVTLGEQAIFGMRIDPAATVEAPLVFAGYGLQVPETGMDDFAGLDVKGKVVVYLVGSPAGVPGALSAHYQSAWVRAETLRRLGAIGLISIPNPQATDVPWERSSANRLAPAMALADASLGDSAGQQLSVTFNPAHADLLFAASGHTFAELLALAGNRQPLPHFALPTSVRAHVAVEKRAVESQNVVGLLRGSDPTLANEYVVLSAHLDHLGVGAAVNGDAIYNGAMDNASGIATLIEAASAIVAAKPKRSVLFVAVTGEEKGLLGSRYFARNPTVPRGSIVADINMDMFLPLYPLRQLMVLGLDESDLGDDVRAVAAAVGIGVQVDPQPLRNRFTRSDQYSFIREGVPALAMKVGAEPDSPEAAIEAAWTKDRYHAPSDDLQQPIDRAAAVGFTEVVGRLAVQVANRPTRPAWKPASFFRRFAGTR, encoded by the coding sequence ATGTGCTATTCGCTGCCCGGGTCGCGTGCGACCTCGACCGTCGCGCTGGCCTCCCTGGCCCTGCTGATTGCTGGCCTCGCGCGGCCGCAAACGCCGGCGCCGTCGGCCGCGTGGAGTGCCACCAGCCCGGCCGCGACCCGCTGGTTCTCACACGTCGAGATGCTGGCCAAAGACGAAATGCGCGGGCGCGAGACGGGCAGTCCGGAGCACCGGCAGGCGGCCGACTACATCGCCGCACAGTTCAAGGCGGCCGGCCTCGCCGCCGGGACGCGGGCGGGATACCTGCAGCCCGTGTCGTTCACCTCGCGTCGTCTGCTGGAGAAGGAGTCGTCGCTGGCCCTGGTCACGAAGGGCGCCGCTGTTCCCGTCACGCTCGGCGAGCAGGCAATCTTCGGGATGCGCATCGATCCGGCGGCCACCGTCGAGGCGCCGCTGGTCTTTGCCGGCTACGGCCTGCAGGTGCCGGAGACGGGGATGGACGACTTCGCGGGCCTCGACGTGAAGGGCAAGGTAGTGGTGTACCTGGTCGGGAGCCCGGCCGGAGTGCCCGGCGCGCTGAGCGCGCATTACCAGTCCGCGTGGGTCCGCGCGGAGACGCTGCGCCGGCTCGGCGCAATCGGCCTGATCAGCATCCCGAATCCGCAGGCGACCGACGTGCCCTGGGAGCGTTCCTCGGCCAATCGGCTGGCGCCTGCGATGGCCCTGGCCGACGCGTCGCTCGGCGACTCGGCGGGACAGCAACTGTCGGTCACCTTCAATCCTGCGCATGCCGATCTGTTGTTTGCCGCATCCGGCCACACGTTCGCGGAACTCCTGGCACTTGCCGGAAACCGGCAGCCGTTGCCGCATTTCGCGCTGCCTACGTCGGTCCGCGCGCATGTCGCCGTCGAGAAGCGCGCCGTCGAGTCGCAGAACGTCGTCGGCCTCCTGCGCGGCAGCGATCCCACGCTGGCCAACGAGTACGTCGTCCTGTCCGCGCATCTCGATCACCTCGGCGTGGGGGCGGCGGTCAACGGCGACGCCATCTACAACGGCGCCATGGACAACGCGTCTGGCATCGCCACATTGATCGAAGCCGCGTCCGCGATCGTCGCGGCAAAGCCGAAGCGATCGGTGCTGTTCGTGGCGGTCACCGGCGAGGAGAAGGGACTGCTCGGATCCCGGTACTTCGCCCGCAACCCGACGGTGCCGCGCGGGTCGATCGTGGCCGATATCAACATGGACATGTTCCTGCCGCTCTATCCGTTGCGCCAGTTGATGGTGCTGGGGCTCGATGAATCAGACCTCGGCGATGACGTGCGCGCGGTGGCGGCCGCGGTGGGCATCGGTGTGCAGGTCGACCCGCAGCCGCTGCGTAACCGCTTCACGCGCAGCGACCAGTACAGCTTCATCCGCGAGGGCGTGCCGGCGCTGGCGATGAAGGTGGGCGCGGAGCCGGATTCGCCGGAAGCGGCGATCGAGGCCGCGTGGACGAAGGACCGCTACCATGCGCCGTCGGACGACTTGCAGCAGCCGATCGACCGCGCCGCGGCGGTCGGGTTCACCGAGGTGGTCGGGCGGCTCGCGGTGCAGGTGGCCAACCGCCCGACGCGACCCGCCTGGAAACCCGCCTCGTTCTTCCGGCGTTTCGCGGGCACGCGATGA
- a CDS encoding putative quinol monooxygenase, with protein sequence MNRRVFVQGLGAMVTAGTVRQESRMYGLIGKMTATPGSRDALTALLLEGTAAMPGCLSYVVSHDTTEPDAIWITEVWDNEASHKGSLSLPAVQAVIAKARPLIAGFSNRVVTSPVGGVGLR encoded by the coding sequence ATGAATCGCCGCGTGTTCGTGCAGGGGCTTGGGGCCATGGTCACGGCCGGCACCGTCCGGCAGGAGTCGAGGATGTACGGACTGATCGGGAAGATGACGGCGACCCCGGGGTCGCGCGACGCGCTGACGGCACTCCTCCTGGAGGGCACGGCGGCGATGCCCGGCTGCCTCAGCTACGTCGTGTCACACGATACGACGGAGCCGGATGCCATCTGGATCACCGAGGTGTGGGACAACGAGGCGAGCCACAAGGGTTCGCTGTCGCTGCCGGCCGTGCAGGCGGTCATCGCCAAGGCGCGGCCGCTGATCGCGGGCTTCAGCAATCGCGTCGTGACCAGCCCGGTTGGGGGAGTGGGGCTTCGGTAA
- a CDS encoding NrsF family protein: MVPIRELAETWASLYSNSVAIRSAVSFAHFGGMITGGGTAIAADLNMLSAIRHAHVPPQDEVGRFRNTHLVVITSLVVVVVSGVLLLLKDLDAMLESPPFWIKMGLFVALLLNGVLVVRAEKQASAGTPGARRLLRFASLASLILWLAVTLAGTVVPNAM, from the coding sequence ATGGTGCCGATCCGCGAACTTGCCGAGACCTGGGCGTCTCTCTACTCGAACTCCGTCGCGATCCGCAGTGCCGTGTCGTTCGCCCATTTCGGCGGCATGATCACCGGCGGCGGCACCGCGATCGCGGCTGACCTGAACATGCTGTCCGCGATACGCCACGCGCACGTGCCGCCGCAGGACGAAGTCGGCCGCTTTCGTAACACGCACCTGGTGGTGATCACCAGTCTCGTCGTGGTCGTCGTCAGCGGCGTCCTCCTGCTGCTCAAGGACCTCGATGCGATGCTCGAATCGCCTCCGTTCTGGATCAAGATGGGTCTCTTCGTGGCACTGCTGCTCAACGGCGTGCTGGTCGTGCGTGCCGAAAAGCAGGCGTCTGCGGGAACTCCCGGTGCCAGGCGCCTGCTGCGGTTCGCCTCCCTGGCCAGCCTGATCCTGTGGCTCGCGGTCACGCTGGCGGGAACGGTGGTGCCCAATGCCATGTGA
- a CDS encoding ubiquinol-cytochrome c reductase iron-sulfur subunit, with product MPCDRVTRRGFLAGSACGMFSLATLRLPAELSALPVLEVEAQVSGNERRYPLPTADGATVDRASQVILVRYAGHVYAMSLVCPHENAAVRWLAQDGRFQCSKHTSRYTPDGTFTSGRATRNMDRFPLHRDGAQIVVTIDRVYQSDKDPDGWNAATVNA from the coding sequence ATGCCATGTGATCGCGTGACGCGCCGGGGATTCCTGGCCGGCAGCGCGTGCGGCATGTTCAGCCTGGCCACACTCCGCCTGCCGGCCGAACTCTCGGCGTTGCCCGTGCTCGAGGTCGAGGCGCAGGTCTCTGGCAACGAGCGGCGGTACCCGCTGCCCACTGCCGATGGCGCCACTGTCGACCGCGCTTCGCAGGTCATCCTCGTGCGTTACGCCGGTCACGTCTATGCGATGTCGTTGGTGTGCCCGCACGAGAATGCGGCGGTGCGCTGGCTCGCCCAGGACGGGCGGTTCCAGTGCTCGAAGCACACCTCACGCTACACCCCCGACGGGACCTTCACGTCCGGCCGCGCCACACGGAACATGGATCGCTTCCCGTTACACAGGGACGGCGCACAGATCGTGGTCACGATCGATCGCGTGTACCAGTCGGACAAGGATCCCGATGGCTGGAACGCCGCAACAGTTAATGCCTGA
- a CDS encoding YybH family protein: MYRIAHAIVVLVVVSFALAAPGPAIAQDRSADVAAVRAVVVSYVDARERRDATALAALFTDDADQLVSTGEWRRGRDAVVSGGLASSARTSGVRTIEIETVRFVSPDVAVADGRYEIAAAAGTPPRHMWTTFVMARRAGTWRISAIRNMRPAE, from the coding sequence ATGTACCGGATCGCCCACGCCATCGTCGTCCTGGTCGTCGTGTCGTTCGCCCTGGCCGCACCTGGTCCAGCCATCGCGCAGGATCGCTCCGCCGATGTCGCTGCCGTGCGTGCCGTGGTGGTCAGTTACGTGGACGCGCGGGAACGGCGTGACGCCACCGCCCTGGCAGCCCTCTTCACGGACGACGCCGATCAGTTGGTGTCCACCGGCGAATGGAGACGCGGCCGTGATGCAGTGGTGAGCGGCGGGCTCGCTTCGTCGGCGCGCACCAGTGGCGTCCGCACCATCGAGATCGAGACCGTCCGCTTCGTCTCGCCCGACGTGGCCGTGGCTGACGGCCGCTACGAGATCGCCGCCGCGGCCGGCACGCCGCCCCGGCACATGTGGACGACGTTCGTGATGGCGAGGCGAGCAGGGACGTGGCGCATCAGCGCCATCCGCAACATGCGGCCGGCGGAATGA
- a CDS encoding ubiquinol-cytochrome c reductase iron-sulfur subunit — MSETVPPLVDPSRRSFCTQGCLSAAAVALASLSSGCGGGGSDSTSPGGSGSTGSPLASATGNVSGRVVSVPIDGSPLTTVGGAAVVRTSLGNYLLARTGQDTFTALTAVCTHEANQVSNFTGSQFACTFHGSLYTTSGSVARGPATRPLTSYPTTFAGNTVTFSV, encoded by the coding sequence TTGTCCGAGACCGTCCCGCCCCTCGTCGATCCCTCCCGTCGTTCCTTCTGCACCCAGGGGTGCCTGTCGGCCGCAGCCGTCGCGCTCGCTTCGCTCTCGTCCGGGTGTGGCGGCGGCGGGAGCGACTCCACCAGTCCCGGCGGGTCGGGCAGCACCGGCAGCCCGCTCGCCAGCGCGACCGGTAACGTGTCGGGGCGAGTCGTCTCGGTGCCCATCGACGGGTCGCCGCTGACCACGGTCGGCGGGGCCGCGGTTGTCCGGACGTCGCTCGGCAACTACCTGCTCGCGCGCACAGGCCAGGACACCTTCACGGCCCTGACCGCCGTGTGCACGCACGAGGCGAATCAGGTCAGCAACTTCACCGGCAGCCAGTTCGCGTGCACGTTCCACGGGTCGCTCTACACCACGTCCGGTTCGGTTGCCCGCGGCCCGGCCACGCGCCCGTTGACGTCGTACCCCACCACGTTCGCCGGCAACACGGTGACGTTCAGCGTTTAG
- a CDS encoding DUF305 domain-containing protein → MRSAPACIAALALLATAAASHAAAQSPRIVQPGAPGEPSREITAAEATDTSGVRHRAADVHFMQGMIGHHAQAVEMVALVATRTANEDLRRLALRIEVSQKDEMQMMRDWLTRRGEPLPDPHAHHMAHWQMPGMLTSEQMAQLAAARGAEFDRLFLAGMIQHHEGALTMVKELFATPGGGQEPDLFDFASDVEADQAMEIARMGAMLKEFGK, encoded by the coding sequence GTGCGTTCCGCTCCCGCCTGCATTGCCGCACTCGCGCTGCTGGCGACGGCTGCCGCGAGTCACGCTGCCGCCCAGTCCCCACGCATCGTCCAGCCGGGCGCGCCCGGCGAGCCGAGCCGCGAGATCACCGCTGCCGAGGCGACCGACACGTCCGGCGTGCGGCACCGTGCCGCTGACGTGCACTTCATGCAGGGGATGATTGGCCATCACGCCCAGGCGGTCGAGATGGTGGCCCTCGTGGCGACACGGACCGCGAACGAGGACCTCCGACGGCTCGCGCTGCGTATCGAGGTCTCCCAGAAGGACGAGATGCAGATGATGCGCGACTGGCTCACGCGTCGCGGCGAGCCACTGCCGGACCCGCACGCGCACCACATGGCGCACTGGCAGATGCCGGGCATGCTCACGAGCGAGCAGATGGCGCAGCTTGCGGCCGCCAGGGGAGCGGAATTCGACCGGCTCTTCCTCGCGGGCATGATCCAGCACCACGAGGGCGCCCTGACGATGGTGAAGGAACTGTTTGCGACACCCGGCGGTGGCCAGGAGCCGGACTTGTTCGACTTTGCCTCGGATGTCGAGGCTGATCAGGCGATGGAAATCGCGCGCATGGGCGCGATGCTGAAGGAGTTCGGTAAATGA
- a CDS encoding LVIVD repeat-containing protein, protein MTCLARALAASAFVAVFAVPAGAQTATSSTPDPRVGLKAGVRDAGVAASGMELLANVPKPEGFFDPKFPAGEPNPPMSEETDKKEGAASTVKAPAASKSAAEASKPARPAWGGLNFANSDLAFSGNYLFVGNFSGFNIYDISTPEKPALLTSVVCPGGQGDVSVHGNLLFMSVEQTRGRLDCGVGGVEDPVSKARFRGVRIFDISDVKTPKQVAAVQTCRGSHTHTLVTDPKDSANVYVYGSGTSGARSAEELEGCSGKDPKEDPQTALFSIDVIKVPVARPQDAQIVARPRIFADEKSGNIAGLWPGGDHGPGTQKTATTNQCHDITVYPEVGLAAGACSGNGILLDISEPANPNRLDYVSDKNFAYWHSATFNNDGTKVVFTDEWGGGMRPRCLATDQANWGANAIFDIVDRKLVFKSYHKLPAPQTATENCVAHNGSLVPVPGRDLMVQAWYQGGVSVMDFTDSSHPKEIAFFDRGPLDAEKLITGGYWSSYWYNGRIYGSEMSRGVDVFGLTAGDQLTQNEIDAASTVQAKSFNVQHQDKVTFAASRVVAMAYVDQLVRSGAVQADRVEMLKGAVKTGDAAQLTLISGRLGERAATLTGPDADHMKALSKLLAEIR, encoded by the coding sequence ATGACGTGTCTCGCTCGTGCACTGGCCGCTTCGGCCTTCGTTGCGGTCTTCGCCGTGCCAGCCGGCGCGCAGACGGCCACCTCCTCCACACCAGATCCTCGCGTGGGTCTCAAGGCCGGCGTGCGTGACGCGGGAGTCGCCGCAAGCGGGATGGAGCTGCTGGCCAACGTGCCCAAGCCTGAGGGCTTCTTCGACCCGAAGTTCCCGGCCGGCGAGCCGAACCCGCCGATGTCCGAGGAAACGGACAAGAAGGAGGGTGCAGCCAGCACCGTCAAGGCGCCCGCCGCGAGCAAGTCGGCCGCCGAGGCGTCCAAGCCGGCGCGCCCGGCCTGGGGCGGGCTGAATTTCGCCAACTCGGACCTCGCGTTCAGCGGCAATTACCTCTTCGTCGGCAACTTCAGCGGCTTCAACATCTACGACATCAGCACCCCGGAGAAACCGGCGCTGCTGACGTCGGTCGTGTGCCCGGGTGGGCAGGGTGACGTGTCGGTCCACGGCAACCTGCTGTTCATGTCGGTCGAGCAGACGCGCGGACGCCTCGATTGCGGCGTCGGCGGCGTCGAGGATCCCGTCAGCAAGGCCCGCTTCCGTGGCGTGCGTATCTTCGACATCTCCGACGTGAAGACGCCGAAGCAGGTCGCGGCCGTGCAGACGTGCCGTGGCTCGCACACGCACACCCTGGTCACCGATCCGAAGGATTCCGCCAACGTGTACGTGTACGGATCGGGCACGTCGGGCGCGCGCTCGGCCGAGGAACTCGAGGGTTGCTCCGGCAAGGACCCGAAGGAGGATCCCCAGACGGCGCTCTTCAGCATCGACGTGATCAAGGTTCCCGTCGCTCGCCCGCAGGACGCGCAGATCGTGGCGCGGCCGCGCATCTTCGCCGACGAGAAGTCGGGCAACATCGCCGGGCTCTGGCCCGGTGGCGACCATGGTCCGGGCACGCAGAAGACGGCGACGACCAACCAGTGCCACGACATCACGGTGTACCCGGAGGTCGGGCTCGCGGCTGGTGCGTGCTCGGGCAATGGCATCCTGCTCGACATCAGCGAGCCGGCCAATCCGAACCGGCTCGATTACGTGTCGGACAAGAACTTCGCCTACTGGCACTCGGCCACGTTCAACAACGACGGCACGAAGGTCGTGTTCACCGACGAGTGGGGCGGCGGCATGCGTCCGCGGTGCCTTGCCACCGATCAGGCCAACTGGGGCGCCAATGCGATCTTCGACATCGTCGATCGCAAGCTGGTGTTCAAGAGCTACCACAAGCTGCCGGCGCCGCAGACGGCGACCGAGAACTGCGTTGCCCACAACGGCTCGCTCGTGCCAGTGCCTGGCCGCGACCTGATGGTGCAGGCCTGGTACCAGGGCGGCGTGTCGGTGATGGATTTCACCGATTCGTCACACCCGAAGGAGATCGCCTTCTTCGACCGCGGGCCACTCGACGCGGAGAAACTGATCACGGGCGGATACTGGTCCTCGTACTGGTACAACGGCCGCATCTACGGCTCCGAGATGTCGCGCGGCGTCGACGTCTTCGGGCTGACGGCCGGCGACCAACTCACGCAGAACGAGATCGATGCGGCCTCGACGGTGCAGGCAAAATCCTTCAACGTGCAGCATCAGGACAAGGTGACGTTCGCCGCCTCCCGCGTCGTGGCGATGGCATACGTGGACCAGTTGGTGCGTTCGGGCGCAGTGCAGGCCGATCGCGTCGAGATGCTCAAGGGCGCCGTGAAGACCGGCGACGCCGCGCAGCTCACGCTGATTTCGGGCCGGCTCGGCGAACGCGCGGCCACGCTGACCGGACCGGATGCCGATCACATGAAGGCGCTGTCGAAGCTGCTGGCGGAAATCAGGTAG
- a CDS encoding SAM-dependent methyltransferase, protein MFSPGSKSRLTEKDLGRFAGDTLRDRIGRAVCRAGVLPRKEFFEAWEVARRARRLFRGGRVMDLAAGHGLLANVMLLLDDTSPCAVAVDTVLPPSAARLHDVLADAWPRLRDRVALVSAPLDDVALHESDVVVSSHACGALTDRILTHAATAGARVVVLPCCHDAATCDPGALGGWMDAALAIDVRRAARLERAGYRVWTQTIPAAITAKNRLLLGQLDHAVSRVRSQDSLESQDTDSGLRSQDSGLRTQDSGKITDVSRET, encoded by the coding sequence ATGTTCTCCCCTGGTTCGAAGTCCCGCCTCACGGAGAAGGACCTCGGCCGGTTCGCCGGCGACACGTTGCGCGACCGGATCGGCCGCGCCGTGTGTCGTGCCGGTGTCCTGCCGCGCAAGGAGTTCTTCGAGGCGTGGGAAGTGGCGCGGCGGGCCCGTCGCCTGTTCCGCGGCGGCCGCGTGATGGACCTGGCAGCCGGGCACGGTCTGCTCGCCAACGTCATGCTCCTGCTCGACGACACGTCGCCGTGCGCCGTCGCCGTCGACACCGTGCTTCCACCCTCGGCCGCACGCCTCCACGACGTGCTCGCCGACGCCTGGCCGCGTCTCCGCGATCGCGTGGCGCTCGTCAGCGCCCCGCTCGACGACGTGGCGTTGCACGAGAGCGACGTGGTGGTGTCGAGCCACGCATGCGGCGCCCTCACCGACCGCATTCTCACGCACGCCGCCACCGCGGGCGCCCGCGTCGTTGTCTTGCCCTGCTGTCACGACGCGGCCACGTGCGACCCGGGCGCGCTCGGCGGCTGGATGGACGCGGCGCTTGCGATCGACGTCCGCCGTGCGGCGCGCCTCGAGCGCGCGGGCTACCGCGTGTGGACCCAGACGATCCCCGCCGCCATCACCGCCAAGAACCGGCTGCTCCTCGGCCAACTGGATCATGCGGTCTCAAGGGTCAGGTCTCAGGACAGCCTCGAGTCTCAGGACACAGACTCAGGACTCAGGTCTCAGGACTCAGGTCTCAGGACTCAGGACTCAGGCAAGATCACCGACGTGAGCCGTGAGACTTGA
- a CDS encoding oxygenase MpaB family protein yields the protein MTIAERINAERVVLAGWSRAILLQLAHPLVAQGVADHSSFSRKQGSETNAERRLVRRSLGEGGTPNAERAAATMTAARGGTLFSAAARLHHTVQAMRHLTFGDAAQSRAALDGILAIHRRVNGTLADAVGPYPAGTPYSAEDPSLVLWVHATLLDSLPRVYEAIVGPISDDERDAWCRESAPVARALGGGDLVPETWAGAQAYISAMLASGRIVVSDTARDLAADVLAPRFSVLIAPWRAMNRVVTMGLLPPELRAQYGFPWSAKDDATLARTLRGLRTVRRLTPDVIALWPDARRAR from the coding sequence ATGACCATCGCCGAGCGCATCAACGCGGAGCGTGTCGTCCTCGCCGGCTGGAGCCGCGCGATCCTGTTGCAGCTCGCCCATCCGCTGGTCGCGCAGGGCGTGGCCGATCACAGCAGCTTCAGCAGGAAGCAGGGGAGCGAGACGAACGCTGAACGCCGACTTGTCCGCCGTAGCCTCGGCGAAGGCGGAACGCCGAACGCCGAGCGGGCCGCGGCGACAATGACGGCGGCGCGTGGAGGCACGCTGTTCTCGGCGGCGGCGCGCCTGCATCACACCGTCCAGGCCATGCGGCATCTCACGTTCGGGGATGCCGCACAATCGCGAGCGGCGCTCGATGGCATCCTGGCGATCCATCGCCGGGTCAACGGCACGTTGGCCGACGCGGTCGGCCCCTACCCGGCCGGCACTCCCTACTCCGCCGAAGACCCGTCGCTCGTCCTCTGGGTCCACGCAACACTCCTCGATTCCCTTCCCCGCGTGTACGAGGCCATCGTCGGGCCCATCAGCGACGACGAGCGGGATGCCTGGTGCCGCGAGTCGGCCCCGGTGGCGCGCGCGCTTGGTGGTGGTGACCTTGTGCCGGAGACCTGGGCGGGAGCGCAGGCCTACATCTCCGCGATGCTGGCGAGTGGCCGGATCGTGGTGAGCGACACCGCCCGCGACCTTGCGGCAGACGTGCTCGCCCCGCGTTTTTCGGTGCTGATCGCCCCATGGCGCGCCATGAACCGCGTTGTCACCATGGGGCTTCTGCCACCCGAGCTGCGTGCGCAGTACGGCTTCCCATGGAGCGCGAAAGACGATGCGACGCTGGCCCGCACCCTGCGCGGACTGCGGACGGTGCGGCGGCTGACGCCTGACGTCATTGCCCTGTGGCCCGATGCCAGGCGGGCACGTTAA
- a CDS encoding glycoside hydrolase family 32 protein, which yields MPTLRPLLFVILAALLPATVWTTDERESAAAQASRIEPYREPLRPRIHFTPLRNFMNDPNGLVFYKGEYHLFYQYNPQGTTWGHMSWGHAVSRDLLHWEHLPLALAEEGGVMIFSGSAVVDHANTSGLCRVQGNDRSCLVAIYTGHGLGKQTQNLAVSQDRGRTWMKFAGNPVLDLGLKDFRDPKVFWHAATRRWVMVTVLADQRKVRFFGSTNLTAWAPLSDFGPAGATGGVWECPDLIEVPVENEPARTRWILDVDLNPGGPQGGSGGQYFVGTFDGTRFVSDDGVDRVRWVDHGKDFYATISFSDLPAGRGPIWMGWISNWQYANEEPTETWRGAQSLPRKLSLRRTAEGWRLVQQPTGGLSGLMEPESARHQMLKDALPLPPSADITFVVTAADQAETGLRLSNQTGEEVLIAVSADRRELSVDRQRSRNGPVPNGYAERHVGPLRPFAQVPVRVIFDGSVIEVFANEGETVMTERVYPTQPFTRIEWIGGRRPASGSTRLMALRSAWPPSR from the coding sequence ATGCCGACGCTGCGCCCGCTCCTGTTCGTGATCCTCGCAGCGCTGCTGCCGGCGACCGTCTGGACCACCGACGAGCGCGAAAGCGCCGCGGCCCAGGCGAGCCGTATCGAGCCGTATCGTGAACCGTTGCGCCCGCGCATCCACTTCACGCCGCTGCGCAACTTCATGAACGACCCGAACGGCCTCGTCTTCTACAAGGGCGAGTACCACCTGTTCTACCAGTACAACCCGCAGGGCACCACGTGGGGCCACATGTCCTGGGGCCACGCCGTGAGCCGCGACCTGCTGCACTGGGAGCACCTGCCGCTCGCGCTGGCCGAGGAAGGCGGCGTGATGATCTTCTCGGGCAGCGCCGTGGTCGATCACGCCAACACCAGCGGGTTGTGCCGTGTGCAGGGCAACGATCGATCCTGTCTCGTCGCCATCTACACCGGCCACGGACTGGGCAAGCAGACCCAGAACCTCGCGGTCAGCCAGGACCGCGGGCGCACCTGGATGAAGTTTGCCGGCAATCCCGTGCTCGACCTCGGGCTGAAGGACTTCCGCGACCCGAAGGTCTTCTGGCACGCCGCCACCAGGCGCTGGGTGATGGTCACGGTCCTCGCAGACCAGCGCAAGGTGCGCTTCTTCGGTTCGACGAACCTCACCGCATGGGCGCCGCTCAGCGACTTCGGGCCGGCCGGGGCCACTGGCGGGGTGTGGGAATGTCCCGACCTGATCGAGGTGCCGGTCGAGAACGAGCCGGCGCGCACGCGCTGGATCCTCGACGTGGACCTCAATCCGGGTGGCCCGCAAGGCGGATCCGGAGGCCAGTACTTCGTCGGCACGTTCGACGGTACCCGGTTCGTCAGTGACGATGGCGTCGACAGGGTGCGGTGGGTCGACCACGGCAAGGATTTCTACGCGACGATCTCGTTCTCGGACCTGCCGGCCGGCCGCGGTCCGATCTGGATGGGATGGATCAGCAATTGGCAGTACGCGAACGAGGAGCCGACGGAGACCTGGCGCGGCGCCCAGTCGCTGCCGCGCAAGCTCTCGCTCCGCCGCACTGCCGAGGGCTGGCGGCTGGTGCAGCAACCGACGGGTGGCCTCAGCGGATTGATGGAACCCGAGTCGGCGAGGCACCAGATGCTCAAGGACGCGCTGCCGCTGCCACCGAGCGCCGACATCACATTCGTGGTCACCGCGGCCGACCAGGCCGAGACCGGGCTGCGCCTGTCGAACCAGACCGGGGAGGAGGTGCTGATCGCCGTCAGCGCCGATCGTCGCGAGCTGTCGGTGGATCGGCAGCGGTCGCGCAACGGCCCCGTGCCCAACGGCTATGCGGAACGCCACGTCGGGCCGCTCCGGCCGTTCGCGCAGGTACCGGTGCGCGTGATCTTCGATGGATCGGTGATCGAGGTCTTCGCCAACGAGGGCGAGACCGTCATGACCGAGCGTGTCTACCCGACGCAGCCGTTCACGCGGATCGAGTGGATTGGGGGACGTCGGCCTGCCAGCGGGTCGACGCGGCTGATGGCGCTCAGGTCGGCGTGGCCGCCCTCACGCTAA